From Thermoflavifilum aggregans, a single genomic window includes:
- a CDS encoding RecQ family ATP-dependent DNA helicase has protein sequence MADLALFRQEAYRLLRQYWGYEDFRPRQLSIMEAVVEGRDVMAVLPTGGGKSLCYQLPALYLPGGALIISPLIALMNDQVAWARKRGIPAVALHSGMDPAILEQALERMSAGMYKLVYVSPERLRSTRFLEALAGWKFGFLAVDEAHCISQWGHEFRPAYLEIVHLRQAYPQMPVMAVTATATRQVREDIIRLLDLHHPFEVTGSFSRANIHYAVVRTEDKLHALLQIVKTIPGSKLVYCRDRRTTVQVARWLSEQGIPAAAYHAGLTYEEREQRQQAWLTGNTENMVCTNAFGMGIHKDDVRVVIHYHMPESLEAYFQETGRAGRDGLPAQATALVGLHDLDQLQKWVLSRYPDLETVRQVFASLMNYLQIPAGTGGGRAFDFYLPDFCQRFGYRPMVVQAVLRILEWEGWLYRTDAVVHPSVARFQISRSDLLELQQIYPLEASVAEILLRLYPGIADVPVAIDEGQIARHVGASRMQVSDALMQMHQMGWIMYRASYESPQLMLLADRPPAAALFLKAEHVHFLKERALERLRQVRQYLDATSCRMQVAAAYFGEQADDPCRHCDLCEQRMSVHSGSARLEDIMMRILELLRKPRTSDEIYRALPDIDRKKIRQVIDHLLAEAYIGMDPAGRLWVYNSSSRSNMRMAD, from the coding sequence ATGGCGGATCTTGCCCTTTTTCGTCAGGAAGCATATCGGCTGCTAAGGCAGTACTGGGGATATGAAGACTTTCGTCCTCGGCAGTTATCCATCATGGAGGCTGTGGTGGAGGGGAGAGACGTGATGGCCGTTCTGCCCACAGGAGGCGGTAAGTCCCTTTGCTACCAGCTTCCTGCCTTGTATCTGCCTGGTGGCGCCCTGATTATATCTCCCCTGATTGCCCTGATGAACGACCAGGTAGCATGGGCAAGAAAAAGAGGTATACCCGCTGTAGCTCTTCATTCGGGGATGGATCCTGCCATACTGGAGCAGGCGCTTGAACGCATGTCTGCAGGCATGTACAAGCTGGTATATGTATCTCCCGAACGCCTCCGCAGCACGCGTTTTCTGGAGGCACTGGCCGGTTGGAAATTTGGCTTTTTGGCCGTAGATGAAGCCCATTGTATTTCACAATGGGGGCATGAGTTCAGGCCGGCCTACCTGGAAATTGTGCATTTACGCCAGGCTTATCCCCAGATGCCTGTCATGGCTGTAACGGCCACAGCTACCCGTCAGGTACGGGAAGATATCATCCGGCTGTTGGATTTGCATCATCCTTTTGAGGTAACAGGTTCTTTTTCCCGTGCCAATATTCATTATGCAGTAGTTCGAACGGAAGATAAGTTGCATGCCCTGTTACAGATTGTAAAAACCATTCCCGGCAGCAAACTGGTGTATTGCCGGGATCGGAGAACCACCGTCCAGGTAGCACGGTGGCTCTCTGAGCAAGGGATTCCGGCCGCAGCCTACCATGCAGGGCTTACCTATGAGGAGCGGGAGCAGCGTCAGCAAGCCTGGCTCACCGGCAATACGGAAAATATGGTTTGCACCAATGCCTTTGGGATGGGTATCCATAAGGATGACGTGCGGGTGGTCATACACTACCACATGCCGGAAAGCCTGGAGGCTTATTTCCAGGAAACAGGGAGGGCCGGCAGAGACGGCCTGCCGGCTCAGGCAACAGCGCTGGTAGGACTTCACGACCTGGATCAACTCCAAAAATGGGTGCTGAGCCGCTATCCCGATCTGGAAACGGTGCGTCAGGTATTTGCTTCGCTGATGAATTACCTACAAATACCAGCCGGTACGGGTGGAGGACGAGCTTTTGATTTTTACCTACCTGATTTCTGCCAGCGTTTCGGTTACAGGCCCATGGTGGTACAGGCCGTACTTCGCATACTGGAATGGGAGGGCTGGTTGTATCGCACCGATGCCGTTGTACATCCTTCGGTTGCAAGGTTTCAGATTTCCCGCAGTGATTTGTTGGAACTGCAACAGATCTATCCACTTGAGGCTTCAGTTGCAGAAATTTTGCTGCGGCTGTATCCGGGTATTGCCGACGTTCCGGTGGCTATTGATGAAGGCCAAATAGCCAGGCATGTGGGAGCTTCCCGCATGCAGGTGTCAGATGCGCTGATGCAGATGCATCAGATGGGATGGATCATGTACAGGGCATCGTATGAAAGTCCGCAGCTGATGTTGCTGGCAGACAGGCCGCCCGCAGCGGCATTATTTCTGAAAGCAGAACACGTACATTTTCTGAAAGAAAGAGCTCTGGAACGACTCAGGCAGGTACGTCAATATCTAGATGCAACCTCATGCAGGATGCAGGTAGCTGCGGCTTATTTTGGCGAACAGGCCGATGATCCGTGCAGGCACTGCGATCTGTGCGAGCAACGCATGTCTGTCCATTCAGGCTCTGCCCGGCTGGAAGACATCATGATGCGCATCCTTGAACTGCTGCGTAAACCCCGTACTTCCGATGAAATTTACCGCGCTTTGCCGGATATTGACAGGAAAAAGATCAGACAGGTTATCGATCATCTGTTGGCAGAGGCCTATATTGGCATGGATCCAGCAGGCCGCCTGTGGGTTTATAATTCTTCTTCCCGTTCCAACATGAGGATGGCCGACTGA
- a CDS encoding co-chaperone GroES yields the protein MSVHLTADNKLKKLIVVGDRVLIKPLKPSEMTASGLYLPPGVQEKEKVQQGYVIKTGPGYAIPVPVDDEDWKPDEERVKYIPLQAKEGDLAIFLASASTEVMYEGEKYFIVPQSAILMLEREEEL from the coding sequence ATGTCTGTTCATTTAACCGCTGATAATAAATTGAAAAAGCTGATTGTGGTGGGCGACCGGGTATTGATAAAGCCTTTGAAGCCCAGTGAAATGACAGCCAGTGGTCTGTACTTACCTCCGGGTGTGCAGGAAAAGGAAAAGGTACAACAGGGATATGTGATTAAAACAGGGCCCGGGTATGCCATTCCTGTTCCGGTGGATGACGAAGACTGGAAACCCGATGAAGAGCGGGTGAAATATATCCCTCTGCAGGCCAAAGAAGGAGACCTGGCTATATTCCTGGCCAGTGCATCCACGGAAGTGATGTATGAGGGTGAAAAATATTTTATCGTGCCTCAGTCGGCCATCCTCATGTTGGAACGGGAAGAAGAATTATAA
- a CDS encoding MBL fold metallo-hydrolase yields MRLFTIHTGNFKLDGGAMFGVVPKVLWNNLNPADANNRCTWAMRCLLVEDGDRLILIDNGMGNKQDAKFFSHYEPHGEHSLESSLRKHGFHWDDITDVLLTHLHFDHCGGSIIRQGDKLVPAFPRATYWSTEAHWAWATQPNEREKASFLKENILPIQESGQLKMVPQENDYSFSAHVRVRFAHGHTRAMMIPFVEYKGKTLVFCADLLPSVAHIPLPYIMAYDVFPLTSLEEKKSFLKEALEKEYILFFEHDPQIECCTVKMTEKGIRADRFFSLHEI; encoded by the coding sequence ATGAGATTGTTTACGATTCATACCGGGAATTTCAAGTTGGATGGTGGTGCCATGTTTGGTGTCGTGCCCAAGGTGTTGTGGAATAACCTGAATCCTGCCGACGCCAACAACCGATGCACATGGGCTATGCGCTGCCTGCTAGTGGAAGATGGAGATCGCCTGATTTTGATTGACAATGGCATGGGCAACAAACAGGATGCAAAATTTTTCAGCCATTATGAACCCCATGGGGAACATTCACTGGAAAGCTCCCTGCGAAAACATGGCTTCCATTGGGATGATATTACCGATGTATTGCTTACCCATCTGCATTTTGATCACTGCGGAGGCAGCATCATCCGCCAGGGCGATAAGCTTGTGCCTGCATTCCCCAGAGCCACCTACTGGAGCACCGAAGCCCATTGGGCATGGGCCACACAGCCCAATGAACGGGAAAAGGCTTCATTCCTGAAAGAAAATATCCTGCCCATTCAGGAAAGCGGTCAGCTGAAAATGGTACCTCAAGAAAACGACTATTCTTTCTCTGCCCACGTGCGTGTGCGTTTTGCCCACGGGCATACCCGTGCCATGATGATTCCTTTCGTTGAATATAAAGGGAAAACCCTGGTGTTTTGTGCCGATTTGCTGCCTTCCGTGGCGCATATTCCACTGCCCTACATCATGGCTTATGATGTTTTCCCGCTCACCTCACTGGAAGAAAAGAAATCTTTCCTGAAGGAAGCCCTCGAAAAGGAATATATTTTATTTTTCGAACACGATCCACAAATTGAATGTTGTACTGTAAAAATGACAGAAAAAGGAATCCGTGCCGATCGTTTTTTCTCATTGCATGAAATTTGA
- a CDS encoding ABC transporter ATP-binding protein — MTILLEHIGKRYNYEWVFRHLSFVFETATPAAVVGANGSGKSTLLQILSGSMLPTEGKLNYQDAENHPIHPEDFYRYVSFTAPYLDLPDEFTPLESLRFISRFRALWPDISPAEITEWVELPATACRKPIRYLSSGMQQRVKLAHAFFVQSSVLLLDEPCTNLDKEGVRMYHRLVERFTGNRILVIASNRPEEYDMCPKILSIEAFKPSASTRADWNIE, encoded by the coding sequence ATGACGATATTGCTTGAACATATCGGCAAAAGATACAATTACGAATGGGTGTTTCGCCACCTTAGCTTCGTGTTTGAAACCGCAACGCCCGCAGCTGTTGTAGGGGCCAACGGGTCCGGCAAATCAACCCTGCTGCAGATTCTTTCGGGCAGCATGCTGCCTACAGAGGGTAAATTGAACTATCAGGATGCAGAAAACCATCCCATTCATCCTGAAGATTTTTATCGATACGTGAGTTTTACAGCTCCTTATCTGGATTTGCCGGATGAATTTACCCCTCTTGAATCTCTCAGGTTTATCAGCAGGTTTCGTGCATTGTGGCCCGATATTTCACCTGCGGAAATAACGGAATGGGTTGAGCTGCCTGCCACAGCCTGCCGGAAACCTATCCGCTACCTGTCATCTGGCATGCAGCAAAGGGTAAAGCTGGCCCATGCTTTTTTTGTACAATCTTCTGTTTTGCTGCTCGATGAGCCCTGTACAAATCTCGACAAGGAGGGAGTACGGATGTATCATCGGCTGGTCGAACGTTTTACCGGCAATCGTATTCTTGTTATCGCCTCCAATCGCCCGGAAGAATATGATATGTGTCCGAAAATATTGTCCATCGAAGCTTTCAAGCCGTCAGCCTCTACTCGTGCCGATTGGAATATTGAATGA
- the lpxA gene encoding acyl-ACP--UDP-N-acetylglucosamine O-acyltransferase encodes MIHPLTYIHPDAKIGPNVKIEPFTVIHKNVEIGEGTWIASNVTIMEGARIGKNCRIFPGAVISAIPQDLKFAGEETTVEIGDNTTIRECVTIHRGTRDRWKTVVGHDCLIMAYCHIAHDCIVGNYCVLANNTTLGGHITIGDYARIGGMTAIHQFCNIGAHAFIAGGSLVGKDVPPYVKAARYPLSYVGVNSIGLKRRGYSLEKINHILDIYRILFVRGYNVTKALHIIETELPASDERDEIVTFVRESNRGIMKGYSRVRPTHDDIA; translated from the coding sequence ATGATCCATCCACTTACTTACATACACCCCGACGCCAAGATCGGACCCAACGTGAAGATTGAACCTTTTACCGTTATACATAAAAACGTAGAAATCGGCGAGGGCACCTGGATTGCTTCCAATGTGACCATCATGGAAGGCGCCCGGATCGGCAAAAACTGCCGCATCTTCCCGGGAGCTGTCATTTCGGCTATTCCCCAGGACCTGAAATTTGCCGGTGAAGAAACGACGGTGGAAATTGGCGACAACACTACCATCCGGGAGTGTGTTACCATCCACCGCGGCACACGTGATCGCTGGAAAACCGTGGTGGGCCACGACTGCCTGATTATGGCCTATTGCCATATTGCGCATGACTGCATCGTGGGTAACTACTGTGTGCTGGCCAATAATACCACCTTGGGCGGACATATCACCATCGGTGATTATGCGCGTATTGGCGGTATGACGGCCATTCACCAGTTTTGCAACATTGGCGCTCATGCTTTTATCGCAGGAGGCTCGCTGGTGGGCAAAGATGTTCCCCCTTATGTAAAGGCCGCACGCTACCCCCTTTCCTATGTGGGGGTAAACTCCATCGGCCTCAAACGCAGAGGTTATTCACTGGAAAAAATCAACCATATCCTCGACATCTACCGGATTTTATTTGTCAGGGGTTACAACGTAACCAAGGCATTGCATATCATTGAAACAGAACTGCCTGCCAGCGATGAACGTGATGAAATCGTTACCTTCGTCAGAGAGTCAAACCGGGGTATCATGAAGGGCTATTCCCGCGTACGGCCTACCCATGACGATATTGCTTGA